Proteins found in one Zea mays cultivar B73 chromosome 1, Zm-B73-REFERENCE-NAM-5.0, whole genome shotgun sequence genomic segment:
- the LOC103644043 gene encoding uncharacterized protein, with the protein MPMERAFRHCDKDTLKVAMLKHEETFRQQVHELHRLYRIQKLLMRDLKRGLKSQRNLSTSPNGSCTEYNRGALAMCAYDYEHRYAARGRGGHVAAATPTPRPALSLDVAAPVVEYVRSAEEEEDDDDEAEETDDDAELELTLAVGGAGAKKRYGEYPSGGESLSSSSTESDVLTVSGRDWRQGHGTPYHKRRPATGLEVVQVEDGVGVQPPPPLLFHWLSLKMA; encoded by the exons ATGCCCATGGAGCGAGCATTCAGGCACTGCGATAAAGACACGCTGAAGGTGGCCATGCTGAAGCATGAAGAGACTTTCAGACAGCAA GTTCACGAGCTCCATCGCTTGTACAGGATTCAGAAGCTTCTGATGCGAGACCTCAAACGGGGGCTCAAGAGCCAGAGGAACCTGTCCACCTCGCCGAACGGCAGCTGCACCGAGTACAACAGAGGGGCCCTCGCCATGTGCGCCTACGACTACGAGCACCGCTACGCTGCTCGCGGCCGCGGCGGACACGTAGCAGCAGCGACGCCGACGCCGCGCCCCGCTCTCAGCCTCGACGTCGCGGCGCCGGTCGTCGAGTACGTGCGGAGCGCGGAGGAGgaagaggacgacgacgacgaggcgGAGGAAACCGACGACGACGCGGAGCTGGAGCTCACGCTCGCGGTGGGTGGAGCCGGGGCCAAGAAGAGGTACGGCGAGTACCCGTCCGGTGGGGAGAGTCTCTCGTCGTCGTCGACGGAGTCCGACGTGCTCACCGTCTCCGGCCGTGACTGGCGCCAGGGGCACGGCACGCCGTATCACAAGAGGAGGCCGGCGACCGGGCTGGAAGTGGTGCAGGTGGAGGACGGCGTCGGggtgcagccgccgccgccgctgctgttCCACTGGCTCAGCCTCAAGATGGCATGA